The sequence GGAAGGACCGCCGGTTGTGCAATCCGGTGAGCGGATCCCGGTCGGTACCCCGTAAGTCGGTTCGCAGCGTGTGCATCAACGACTGGATTCCAAACGGGATGCCGATATTGAGCGCGGCTACCGTGATCAACGACGCAACTGTCAGCGTGACGTCGCCGGTGGTGGCGATGAGCCGGTAGGCGAGAATTGCCGAGCACACCGTGGCCAGCGTCAGGTTGATGACCGTGAGGCCGATCGTGTGGAAGTAGGCGACGACACCACCGATGATGGCGAAGATCGTGCAGCCCATCAGTCCGGTGTACGGGTTGGACATCGCCAGACACATTGCGCCCACCGCCAACGCGCCCATCAGTGAATACACCACCGACTGCCGCCGTGTGGGCCATCGCAGCAACCACAGAAGCGCGCCGCCGACCCCGATTGTCGCCGCGGTGATCGCGACAAGAACAGTCGCGGTGTTGTCCGGCCCGGCCGGGCTCCACAGCAACAAAATGGGCACCGCCGTGATGGCGAGCGTGAAGGCGAACGTCGCGTATCGCCAAATTATCTGAATTCCGCGCTCATCCAGGTAAGCGCTGATCCAGTCGTATTGATCCGGTTGCTTCCACCATCGTCCCCCCCAGCGGACCATCCCCACCCCACTCCCGCGTTTCCCCCGCACGAGACGTTGCATTTTCAAAGAAGACGGTACTTAACTTGTATCAAATGCACAGCCTAAAAGGCGCGTGGGGTAAATAGCGCCTCGGTGACACATCGCCAAGAAGCGAACTCCATCATCGTCCCCAGCAACCGCGACCCTGCGCGACGCGGGTCAACCCGCGTCACGTAACCCGACCACCGGCACCGACTGCTGTAGCGTGGCGCAGCGTGAACTTCTCCCGCATGTCTTCGTCCGCCGTCCTCACGGCATGTGCCGCTGCGCTGGCCATGACGCTTGCCGCGTGTGGCTCCGACACGGAAACCACCGCCACACCTACCACCAGCGCACCTTCTGTCGACGAGCTGGTCGCTCCGTCGCCCACCGAAACGGCCACACCCGAGCCGGCCGCTGCGTGCCCGACCGCGGCGCCCGATGCCGCTGTCCCGGCCGAATGGAACCTGTCCGGCGCCTCCGGCAGCGTCGCCGTCACGGGATCCACCGACACGACGGCGCCGAACATCGTGGTCGACGCGCCGTTCAGCGTCAGTGAAACGCAGGTGCAGACCTTGCAGGCGGGTGACGGACCGGTGGTCGCGGACACGGCCACGGTGCTGGTCTGCTACATGGGGGTCAACGGGCGTGACGGGACCGTGTTCGACAACAGCTACGAGCGGGGCGTCCCAGTCGACTTTCCGCTCACCGGGGTCGTGCCGGGCTTCCAGAAAGCGATCGCCGGACAGACGGTCGGCTCCACCGTCGGTGTGGCGATGACCTCTGAAGACGGCTACCCCGAGGGCCAACCGGCCGCCGGTATCCAGCCCGGCGACTCGCTGGTCTTCGCGATCAAGATCATCGACGCCGCGAACTGACGGGACTACCCCCGCTCCACCAACGAACGGACGTCGGCGACGTCATACTCGGCGACCGACGCCGAAACCATCACGGCGCCTTGGTCATCGGACGGCCCGCTGCCGCGGAAGCGCTCGACCGCTGCCTGCGACTCCCACCGTTCGTAGATGTTGACGCGGCCCGATTCGAGCGGGTCGGCGGTGATCGCGAAGTCCAGACAGCCGGGTGCGCGGCGCGCCTGGTCGATGACGCTCACGCACTCCGCGAGGTAGGCCTCGCGCTGCGCGGGCGGCACCGTGATGTGTCCGGCGACAATGACCATGAATGTCTAGACCCCGCCAGCGCCCCGAACTCATCGCCTGGTCACGGCGTCGGCGGCAGGTGCTCGATGGGCGGGGCCGGCACCGCTTCTGGCGCGGCGCCGGGCGGTGACGCCGGCGGGGTGGACGACTCCGGAGCCGTCAGCGAGATGTGTCCGGGCGGCAACGGCGGGGCTGGGCCGGCACCCGGCGGCGGGCCGGCCGCCACCGGCGGCGGCGCGGTCAACTCGGCAAGCGGATTGCCGCTGTGGAACATGTGCCACATGTCTCTCAAAAAACCGAACTGGCCTTGCGACTGCCCCTGGCCGTAGACCGGCGCGATCTCCGGGACCGGCGGCGCCCCGACCGGTGGCGGCGGTTGCGGACCCGTCGGCTCGTGCGAGGTGTCCACCACGGGCTGTCCCGGAGTCGGGGTGGGCACGGGATCTGCGCCGGCCTGCCCGGCCGCGGCCATCGCACCGCCGACGATCAGCGCGCTCGCGGCCGCGAGCCTCACTGCGGTTGCGGACGGCACGGCGCGTCGTCGTTGCGTCATGAGTTCCCCGTTGTCCTCTCCGTGGGCCGGGCCCGATCTGAGCAAGGCTAACGGTTCGGGCGTCCGCCGTCTTGTCGGTCGTCGCTACTGCTCATCACGCTGACCGTCGCGCTGCCCGTCGCGGCGGTCAGCCTGGCCGTCCGGGGATTCGGGCGCATCGGCGTCGGAGCGGGACTCCTCGTCGGCCGGGGTCGGTTCCAGCGCGAGGCTTCGCGATTGCGGATGGTGAGCGCTCGTCGTCTCGGCGGCTTCGGT comes from Mycolicibacterium pulveris and encodes:
- a CDS encoding FKBP-type peptidyl-prolyl cis-trans isomerase — translated: MSSSAVLTACAAALAMTLAACGSDTETTATPTTSAPSVDELVAPSPTETATPEPAAACPTAAPDAAVPAEWNLSGASGSVAVTGSTDTTAPNIVVDAPFSVSETQVQTLQAGDGPVVADTATVLVCYMGVNGRDGTVFDNSYERGVPVDFPLTGVVPGFQKAIAGQTVGSTVGVAMTSEDGYPEGQPAAGIQPGDSLVFAIKIIDAAN
- a CDS encoding putative quinol monooxygenase: MVIVAGHITVPPAQREAYLAECVSVIDQARRAPGCLDFAITADPLESGRVNIYERWESQAAVERFRGSGPSDDQGAVMVSASVAEYDVADVRSLVERG